In the genome of Halanaerobiales bacterium, one region contains:
- a CDS encoding zinc dependent phospholipase C family protein yields the protein MPDFWTHLIAGEEMIEKSENKKLISLFSNNPEIFNFGCQGPDFFFYSDFWPWIKEKNGVELGEKMHKEKTDILILEISKYLKEIKKDKQNEKKYDKLLIYLSGFIAHYALDLKVHPFIYKYGGEGNDHKKLEMELDLKVAKEKWYLNIEKIFPVNFFDFGDQLPDYLTEFYIYILKKVFGFSRNYKQINKSYQDFKKFHRIFYSPQGIKSSIIQIIDKVAPIEIALYSYKGNSNFKILNEQLYNKFEKRYNEGIKEALRLYKLLFSFLNGTISELELKIKIEKKNFLGKKIS from the coding sequence GGAAATGATAGAAAAAAGTGAAAATAAAAAACTTATTAGTTTATTTTCTAATAATCCAGAAATTTTTAATTTTGGCTGTCAGGGACCTGATTTCTTTTTTTATAGTGATTTTTGGCCCTGGATTAAAGAAAAAAATGGTGTGGAATTAGGGGAAAAGATGCATAAAGAAAAAACTGATATTCTTATTCTAGAGATTTCTAAATATTTAAAAGAGATAAAAAAAGACAAACAAAATGAAAAAAAATATGACAAATTATTAATTTATTTAAGTGGATTTATAGCTCACTATGCTCTTGATCTTAAAGTCCATCCATTTATTTATAAATATGGTGGGGAAGGTAATGATCATAAAAAATTAGAAATGGAACTTGATTTAAAAGTTGCTAAAGAAAAGTGGTATTTAAATATTGAAAAAATTTTTCCAGTTAATTTTTTTGATTTTGGTGATCAATTACCTGACTATTTAACAGAATTCTATATTTATATATTGAAAAAAGTTTTTGGTTTTTCTAGAAATTATAAACAAATTAATAAATCTTATCAGGATTTCAAAAAATTTCATCGAATTTTTTATAGTCCCCAGGGTATAAAATCATCTATTATTCAAATTATTGATAAAGTAGCTCCTATAGAAATAGCTCTTTATAGTTATAAAGGAAATTCTAATTTTAAAATACTTAATGAGCAATTATATAATAAATTTGAAAAAAGGTATAATGAAGGTATTAAAGAGGCTTTGCGTTTATATAAATTGCTTTTTTCTTTTTTGAATGGAACAATTTCTGAACTTGAATTAAAAATTAAAATAGAAAAAAAGAATTTTTTGGGAAAGAAAATCAGTTAA
- a CDS encoding MFS transporter: MSTKLILYVKILLKLYFNAGNYLIFKERVIKKRKCGGIMNKEKKQIYSWALYDWANSAFATTILSAVLPIFYKDVAAVNLPNNLATSYWGYTQTGAMIVIAVLSPILGAIADHSDSKKFFLRVFAYLGIIGTGLLFFINEGNYILASLFFIIANIGFSGGNVFYDGFLPDITDNTKIDYVSSLGYSAGYLGGGILLAINLLMISKPSLFGINGTLMATKLSFVTVSIWWFLFSIPTFKYLPDPEKRKEILEVKKYAAIGFNRVKNTLENIRQYRELWKFLIAFWLFNDGIGTIIRMATIYGREVGIGQSDLIGALLLTQFIGIPCALIFGKLGEKIGAKKGIYIALIVYTLITINGYFLDTALDFWILAGMVGLVQGGAQALSRSLYGSMVPKNKSAEFFGFFGISSKFAAIVGPTVFAYMGQLTGSSRYGIISVAAFFILGMIVLTTVNVEKGRKEAQH, from the coding sequence ATGTCAACTAAATTAATACTATATGTAAAAATTTTGTTAAAACTTTATTTCAATGCAGGAAATTACTTAATTTTCAAAGAAAGAGTAATTAAGAAAAGAAAGTGTGGTGGAATAATGAATAAAGAAAAAAAGCAAATTTATTCCTGGGCCCTTTATGATTGGGCAAATTCTGCTTTTGCTACAACAATTTTATCAGCAGTTCTTCCGATTTTTTATAAAGATGTTGCAGCAGTTAATTTGCCAAACAATTTAGCTACTTCCTATTGGGGTTACACCCAGACTGGTGCTATGATTGTCATTGCAGTACTCTCTCCTATATTAGGAGCAATAGCTGACCATTCAGACTCAAAAAAGTTTTTCCTAAGAGTTTTTGCCTATCTAGGCATAATTGGAACAGGGTTATTATTTTTCATAAACGAAGGTAATTATATATTAGCTTCATTATTTTTTATTATTGCAAATATTGGTTTCTCAGGAGGAAATGTTTTTTATGATGGATTTTTACCTGATATAACTGATAATACTAAAATTGATTATGTTTCATCTCTTGGTTATTCAGCTGGGTATCTTGGGGGAGGAATACTCCTGGCTATAAATCTTTTGATGATTTCAAAACCCTCTTTGTTTGGGATAAATGGTACTTTAATGGCTACTAAATTAAGTTTTGTAACAGTATCAATCTGGTGGTTTTTATTTTCAATACCTACTTTTAAATATTTACCAGATCCTGAAAAAAGAAAAGAAATTTTAGAAGTAAAAAAATATGCTGCTATTGGTTTTAATAGAGTAAAAAACACCCTGGAAAATATTAGGCAGTATCGGGAATTATGGAAATTTTTAATAGCATTCTGGCTTTTTAATGATGGAATTGGAACCATTATCAGAATGGCTACAATTTATGGAAGAGAAGTTGGAATTGGTCAATCTGATCTTATAGGGGCTTTACTTTTAACACAATTTATCGGTATTCCCTGTGCTCTTATTTTTGGAAAACTTGGTGAAAAAATTGGTGCTAAAAAAGGAATATATATTGCACTAATTGTTTATACCCTGATCACAATTAATGGCTATTTTTTAGATACAGCTCTTGATTTTTGGATATTAGCAGGAATGGTAGGCCTTGTACAGGGTGGAGCTCAGGCTCTTAGTCGTTCATTATATGGTAGTATGGTTCCCAAAAATAAATCTGCTGAATTTTTTGGATTTTTTGGTATTTCAAGTAAATTTGCGGCAATAGTTGGCCCAACAGTATTTGCTTATATGGGGCAACTAACTGGTTCAAGCAGATATGGAATAATTTCTGTGGCTGCTTTTTTCATTTTAGGAATGATCGTTTTAACAACTGTAAATGTAGAAAAAGGAAGGAAAGAAGCTCAGCATTAA
- a CDS encoding ferritin-like domain-containing protein has protein sequence MAEFHEDNLSEEAKDYHRIIKSLMEELEAVDWYNQRADVTTDQSVQGIVEHNRDEEIEHAAMAIEWLRRNDPVWAEELETYLFTQSEITAVEEEAEGGGAEGEEDTNNTSTSTNQSLGISSLKGGNN, from the coding sequence ATGGCCGAATTTCATGAAGATAATCTTTCTGAAGAAGCAAAAGATTATCACCGTATCATAAAAAGTTTAATGGAAGAATTAGAAGCAGTTGATTGGTATAACCAAAGAGCAGATGTAACTACAGATCAATCTGTACAGGGCATAGTAGAACATAATCGTGATGAGGAAATTGAACATGCAGCTATGGCTATTGAATGGCTTAGACGTAATGATCCAGTCTGGGCAGAGGAGTTAGAAACTTATCTTTTTACTCAATCTGAAATTACAGCTGTTGAAGAAGAAGCTGAAGGTGGGGGAGCTGAAGGAGAAGAAGACACAAATAATACTTCCACTTCAACTAACCAATCTCTTGGAATTAGTAGTTTAAAAGGAGGGAACAATTAA
- a CDS encoding family 1 encapsulin nanocompartment shell protein, producing MDILNRSLAPIPQEAWDFIDDEAREILTMNLNARKAVDFVGPKGMDFGVVNTGRIKEINGNVEGAEFSKREVLPLIEVKVPFKLDKKEIESLARGAVDVDTDPLVEAAKKLSKIENDAIFYGLDEGNISGIISSLDTGEVVLEKERNKLVSSIVSAVNELQDDGIEGPFNLMLGEKLHNLIYELDDKGYPLVNKLENAIGGEVVFVPTLEDEGVLISTRGEDFELIVGQDISIGYSKQTGDELEFFFYETFTFRVNDPGAAVQVK from the coding sequence ATGGATATTCTTAATCGCTCATTAGCACCAATACCTCAAGAAGCCTGGGATTTTATAGATGATGAAGCTCGTGAAATTTTAACTATGAATTTAAATGCACGTAAAGCTGTTGATTTTGTAGGCCCTAAAGGTATGGATTTTGGTGTTGTAAATACTGGTAGAATAAAAGAAATAAATGGTAATGTAGAGGGAGCTGAATTTTCCAAACGTGAGGTATTACCTCTTATAGAAGTAAAAGTACCATTTAAATTAGATAAAAAAGAAATTGAATCTTTGGCTAGAGGAGCAGTGGATGTAGATACTGATCCTTTAGTAGAAGCTGCCAAAAAACTTTCCAAAATAGAAAATGATGCTATTTTTTATGGTCTTGATGAAGGGAATATAAGTGGTATAATCTCAAGTCTAGATACAGGTGAGGTAGTTTTAGAAAAAGAAAGAAACAAACTAGTTTCTTCTATTGTTTCTGCAGTCAATGAGCTACAGGATGATGGGATTGAAGGTCCATTTAATTTAATGCTCGGTGAAAAGCTTCATAATTTAATTTATGAATTAGATGATAAAGGTTATCCACTTGTAAACAAGCTGGAAAATGCTATTGGTGGAGAAGTTGTTTTTGTGCCTACTCTTGAAGATGAGGGTGTACTTATTTCAACTAGAGGCGAAGATTTTGAGCTTATAGTTGGACAGGATATTTCTATTGGTTATTCAAAGCAAACTGGAGATGAATTAGAATTTTTCTTCTATGAAACATTTACATTTAGAGTAAATGATCCAGGAGCAGCTGTTCAGGTAAAATAA
- a CDS encoding FMN-binding protein — MIKIKTKLIILFLVILITAISFFVISNNSELNKYLTDNITEIKLIKDNGKVVELEQTIISEGFKDDIKILLTININDDKIKNVDVIEEDESEGYGSYINEDWFQRRFKAKNTDEKLETIKMSAKQNNQIVAVTGATESSKAVVNGVNFGIDNYNKIKEEVNLQKIN; from the coding sequence GTGATAAAAATCAAAACAAAATTAATAATTCTGTTTTTAGTGATTTTAATAACAGCTATATCATTTTTTGTTATAAGTAATAATTCAGAATTAAATAAATATCTAACTGATAATATAACTGAGATAAAGTTAATAAAAGATAATGGTAAGGTAGTTGAATTAGAACAAACTATTATCTCAGAAGGATTTAAAGATGATATCAAGATACTACTTACTATAAATATTAATGATGATAAAATAAAAAATGTTGATGTTATAGAAGAAGATGAATCTGAAGGTTATGGTAGTTATATTAATGAAGATTGGTTTCAAAGAAGATTTAAAGCTAAAAATACAGATGAAAAATTAGAAACTATTAAGATGTCTGCTAAACAAAATAATCAAATTGTTGCTGTTACTGGAGCAACTGAAAGTAGTAAAGCAGTTGTTAATGGTGTTAATTTTGGTATTGATAATTATAACAAAATTAAAGAAGAAGTTAATTTGCAAAAAATTAATTAA
- a CDS encoding molybdopterin-dependent oxidoreductase, with protein MKIKKALSIFIMLVMAIVLFSTVTIAKEDEFKIIGLTEEDITVSISELKDLPSVTRDVTSVDSSGDEDNYTVTGALFSDLLEKKGKSQKNLKAVRFIASDGYSIEVSENILENRDIILTYEIDGEALYEEAKPMRIVIPEERAMYWVKKVTEIKVIDMKETVEINNLVFLETINSELEKVDYTYYESNDKAVKISELIKKLDVEKTGRTVYMEAADGFTKDEKTEIFENGYFKVTGEYVPMFLSPDIPKGMYVKNLLFARYGSASIFSLKQSLNVHKHQTIGENKGVSLAEIISESGLKKGDKYKLIAIDGYSVEVDAEETKNAILYFDGENVVRVSFANLSGKYSVKYLYKILPIN; from the coding sequence GTGAAAATTAAAAAAGCATTATCAATTTTTATTATGTTAGTGATGGCAATTGTTTTATTTAGTACAGTTACTATAGCTAAGGAAGATGAATTTAAGATAATTGGTTTAACCGAAGAAGATATTACTGTTTCTATAAGTGAATTAAAAGATCTTCCATCTGTGACAAGAGATGTTACTTCTGTCGATTCCAGCGGTGATGAAGATAATTATACTGTAACAGGAGCTCTTTTTTCTGATTTATTAGAAAAGAAAGGAAAATCTCAAAAAAATCTTAAGGCAGTTAGATTTATAGCAAGTGATGGTTATTCAATAGAAGTTTCTGAAAATATTTTAGAAAATAGAGATATCATTTTAACCTATGAAATTGATGGTGAAGCTCTCTATGAAGAAGCTAAACCTATGAGAATAGTGATTCCGGAAGAAAGGGCTATGTACTGGGTGAAAAAAGTAACAGAGATTAAAGTTATTGATATGAAAGAAACAGTGGAAATTAATAATCTGGTATTTTTAGAAACAATTAATTCAGAGTTAGAAAAAGTTGACTATACATATTATGAAAGTAATGATAAAGCGGTAAAAATTTCTGAATTAATAAAAAAATTAGATGTTGAAAAAACGGGAAGAACTGTATATATGGAAGCTGCTGATGGATTTACAAAGGATGAAAAAACTGAAATATTTGAAAATGGCTATTTTAAAGTAACTGGTGAATATGTCCCTATGTTTTTATCCCCAGATATACCTAAAGGAATGTATGTAAAAAATCTCTTATTTGCTAGATATGGTTCTGCATCTATTTTTTCTCTTAAGCAGTCTCTAAATGTTCATAAACATCAAACAATAGGAGAAAATAAAGGCGTATCTTTAGCTGAAATTATATCAGAGAGTGGTTTGAAAAAAGGAGATAAATATAAATTAATAGCAATTGATGGTTATTCAGTTGAAGTTGATGCAGAAGAAACTAAAAATGCTATTTTGTATTTTGATGGTGAAAATGTAGTAAGAGTTTCTTTTGCTAATCTCAGTGGAAAATACTCTGTTAAATATCTCTATAAAATTTTACCAATTAATTAA
- a CDS encoding ECF transporter S component, giving the protein MLKKFLNSFSVFQLVIIALMAGLGVATKPIIVPLAHMITGPLYIPGGVIAGGFYMMWLVMGAGLVKKRGAATLIAMVQAIMMVSLGIYGTHGIVSFFTYIIPGLAVDFVFVFFSDPTKAIPCFLAGIAANISGTFLVNIVFFRLPLIPLILSLSSASLSGGLGGLISYSVIKQFEKFDILD; this is encoded by the coding sequence ATGCTTAAGAAATTTTTAAATAGTTTTTCAGTATTTCAGCTGGTGATAATTGCTCTAATGGCTGGGCTTGGTGTAGCTACTAAACCTATTATTGTACCTCTGGCCCATATGATAACTGGCCCCCTTTATATTCCAGGGGGGGTTATCGCCGGAGGCTTCTATATGATGTGGCTGGTAATGGGAGCAGGTTTAGTAAAAAAAAGAGGTGCTGCTACACTTATAGCTATGGTTCAGGCGATTATGATGGTTTCTCTCGGTATATATGGGACTCATGGTATTGTTAGTTTTTTTACTTATATAATTCCTGGTTTAGCTGTAGATTTTGTTTTTGTATTTTTCTCTGATCCAACAAAGGCTATACCCTGTTTTTTAGCTGGAATAGCAGCAAATATAAGTGGGACATTCTTAGTAAATATTGTTTTTTTTAGATTACCCTTAATACCTCTTATTCTCTCTTTAAGTAGTGCCTCACTTTCTGGGGGTTTAGGAGGATTAATATCTTATTCAGTGATTAAACAGTTTGAAAAATTTGATATATTAGATTAA
- a CDS encoding alkaline phosphatase family protein, which translates to MKNKDVFLYIILIILIVLSGFLFYNKFDLVVSNDSGYIPFFKVEGDIKEVINTNDFNELNSLKKVSINYKEEKIKVYKLKDILNKTKPLSENYDIVFSAKDGLRAKITSGNIEESYINFSSKNGWEAINLNHPISSNIKRLEKITVVSKFKEKHNNQSFNIVNEKSNLLEKTPGQFLTEEYFYKAVFEGASSVNKNKKNNSVSIYTEKRVLYPEELINNKMNSRTIIIGDKGETFNYRGGMLELKENYLNYINSEEKIKEEKIKGMIVDAPLQSIKNVYHDSLHYLKQNEKVMVIFLDGFGYHQYLYCLDNNFAPYMTKIENNTRALTSYKPVSNTGLATALTGKGPEEHGIYSRDFNELKSKDLFKKVEEIGLKSKYIEGNIKILNTSQDPILNPDLNNNGTTDDEVFGTAKKEIEKKASLFFIHFHGIDDSGHDNGPYSKKTIEVIKKTDEYIAELAKNWSGKIIITADHGMHKTANGGDHGLLLYQDMFVPYLVTEGGDDYEK; encoded by the coding sequence ATGAAAAATAAAGATGTATTTTTATATATTATTTTAATAATTTTAATAGTTTTGAGTGGCTTTTTATTTTATAATAAATTTGATTTAGTAGTCAGTAATGATTCTGGATATATTCCATTTTTTAAGGTAGAGGGAGATATAAAAGAAGTTATTAATACAAATGATTTTAATGAATTAAATAGTCTAAAAAAAGTATCAATAAATTATAAAGAAGAAAAAATAAAAGTATATAAACTAAAAGATATTTTGAATAAAACTAAACCTCTTTCTGAGAATTATGATATTGTTTTTTCTGCTAAAGATGGACTAAGAGCTAAAATAACATCTGGAAATATTGAAGAATCTTACATCAATTTTTCCAGTAAAAATGGCTGGGAAGCTATAAATTTAAATCATCCTATTAGTAGCAATATAAAAAGACTTGAAAAAATAACTGTTGTTTCTAAATTTAAGGAAAAACATAATAATCAATCATTTAATATTGTTAACGAGAAAAGTAATCTTTTAGAAAAAACTCCAGGTCAGTTTTTAACTGAAGAATATTTCTATAAAGCAGTTTTTGAAGGAGCATCTTCAGTAAATAAAAATAAAAAAAATAATAGTGTAAGTATTTATACAGAAAAAAGAGTATTATATCCTGAAGAACTAATTAATAATAAGATGAATTCAAGAACAATAATTATAGGAGATAAAGGAGAAACTTTTAATTACAGAGGAGGTATGCTGGAACTTAAAGAAAATTATCTAAACTATATTAACTCTGAAGAAAAAATTAAAGAAGAGAAAATTAAGGGAATGATAGTTGATGCTCCTCTGCAAAGCATTAAAAATGTTTATCATGATAGTCTCCATTATTTAAAACAGAATGAAAAAGTTATGGTAATATTTTTGGATGGTTTTGGTTATCATCAATATCTTTACTGTCTTGATAATAATTTTGCACCTTATATGACAAAAATTGAAAATAATACAAGAGCCCTGACATCCTACAAACCAGTTTCAAATACCGGACTGGCTACAGCTTTGACAGGAAAAGGACCAGAAGAACATGGAATTTATTCCCGTGATTTTAATGAATTAAAAAGCAAAGATTTATTTAAAAAAGTAGAAGAAATAGGCTTAAAGAGTAAATATATTGAAGGAAATATAAAGATATTAAATACCTCTCAGGATCCTATTTTAAATCCTGATTTGAATAATAATGGGACTACTGATGATGAAGTTTTTGGGACAGCTAAAAAAGAGATTGAAAAAAAAGCTTCATTATTTTTTATACATTTTCATGGGATTGATGATTCTGGACATGATAATGGGCCCTATTCTAAAAAAACAATAGAGGTTATAAAAAAGACTGACGAATATATAGCTGAATTGGCAAAAAATTGGTCTGGAAAAATAATTATAACTGCTGACCACGGAATGCATAAAACTGCTAATGGTGGAGACCACGGTTTGCTTCTTTATCAGGATATGTTTGTTCCTTATCTAGTAACAGAAGGAGGCGATGATTATGAAAAATAA
- a CDS encoding molybdopterin-dependent oxidoreductase: MKNKKIIFSVLIILVIVIAVTAYINRGSLSKKDTAQKEAIVTFKIDGEEVDSISMDHIKEQGEKTFSKELDTSDSGPVEQHYTGVPLKNILNSLDIDMGNKEQVIVKAIDGYTVALTAEEVMMGNNVYLIYKNNGEFLKTKKQGGTGPYRLVIREDQFGQRWNKFVTEVNIK, encoded by the coding sequence ATGAAAAATAAAAAAATTATTTTTTCAGTATTAATAATTTTAGTGATAGTAATTGCAGTTACAGCTTATATAAACAGAGGTAGTCTTTCTAAAAAAGATACAGCTCAAAAAGAGGCTATTGTTACTTTTAAAATAGATGGAGAAGAAGTAGATAGTATTAGTATGGATCATATAAAAGAACAGGGAGAAAAAACTTTTTCCAAAGAATTAGATACTAGTGATTCGGGTCCAGTTGAACAGCATTATACAGGGGTCCCCCTTAAAAATATTTTAAATTCATTAGATATTGATATGGGTAATAAAGAACAGGTAATAGTCAAAGCAATAGATGGTTACACTGTTGCTTTAACTGCAGAAGAAGTTATGATGGGAAATAATGTTTATCTGATTTACAAAAATAATGGTGAATTTTTGAAAACTAAAAAGCAGGGTGGAACCGGTCCTTATAGATTAGTTATTCGTGAAGATCAATTTGGTCAACGTTGGAATAAATTTGTTACTGAGGTTAATATAAAATGA